Proteins from a single region of Amyelois transitella isolate CPQ chromosome 31, ilAmyTran1.1, whole genome shotgun sequence:
- the LOC106135359 gene encoding suppressor of fused homolog produces the protein MQTDAGASSDAREQIAQVERIVPAGVKALCDACTELYPDQPNPLQVTTRLKYWLGGNDPLDYISMYWNPGKPEENIPSHWHYVSFGLSDLHGDGRVHPPPDRVVLAAAEAGARPPSGLGLELTFRLAAPAPQPPPLWPAALLQATARYMFTTGNKFYAGDHISWHSPLDGSPKSRLRHLLVAEDQQLGTVDTPHGYVKMLQLVGCTSRELKAAQTGSGFEVLKYIAEDQRCGGPWHVTAAARARSARGVRRARGAGAAPAALAGVSATARWAASHGGEASTEQTSSELTPTVEKLIKQTFLKGLDNMDRGQEGHMSTDSFELSSIERALPQLPDLMEDTLRREQPVEFLWGVHLMMNPEAARLLPLAIDGRVRHSRHFTWRCGVQAITVLHRDVQGALADSRRPYAAAGPWLQILIPTELAEDMSKQVANFSYLADSDSEIDSEDEGERPAPPAVPLTLHWPKYRLKISVLHDRDIL, from the exons ATGCAGACCGACGCAGGCGCATCCTCTGATGCTAGAGAACAAATCGCTCAAGTTG AGCGCATTGTTCCGGCCGGTGTGAAGGCTCTGTGTGACGCATGCACTGAGTTGTACCCTGACCAGCCTAACCCCTTACAGGTCACAACTAGGCTCAAATATTG GTTGGGAGGTAATGACCCCCTGGACTACATCAGCATGTACTGGAACCCGGGAAAGCCGGAGGAGAACATACCATCACATTGGCACTATGTCAG TTTCGGCTTGTCGGACCTACACGGCGACGGGCGCGTGCACCCGCCGCCCGACCGCGTGGTGCTGGCGGCGGCGGAGGCCGGCGCGCGGCCCCCGTCCGGGCTGGGGCTGGAGCTCACGTTCAGGCtggccgcgcccgcgccgcagCCGCCGCCGCTGTGGCCGGCCGCGCTGTTGCAGGCGACAGCCAGATACATGTTCACCACAG GTAACAAATTCTACGCGGGCGACCACATATCGTGGCACTCGCCCCTCGACGGCAGCCCGAAGTCCCGGCTGCGGCACCTGCTGGTCGCGGAGGACCAGCAGCTGGGCACCGTGGACACGCCCCACGGCTACGTCAAAATGTTGCAG CTTGTAGGCTGCACCAGTCGAGAGCTGAAGGCGGCTCAGACGGGGTCAGGGTTCGAAGTTCTCAAATATATAGCTGAGGATCAAAG ATGCGGCGGGCCGTGGCACGTGACGGCCGCTGCGCGCGCGCGTTCGGCGCGCGGCGtgcggcgcgcgcgcggcgCGGGGGCGGCGCCCGCCGCGCTGGCCGGCGTGTCCGCCACCGCGCGCTGGGCCGCCTCGCACGGCGGGGAG GCGAGCACAGAGCAAACATCTTCAGAACTAACTCCTACAGTGGAGAAGCTGATTAAACAGACGTTTCTCAAAGGGCTTGACAACATGGACCGCGGGCAGGAAG GTCACATGTCCACGGATAGCTTTGAGCTGTCCAGCATCGAGCGCGCTTTGCCCCAGTTACCGGATCTCATGGAG GACACATTGCGCCGAGAGCAACCGGTGGAGTTCCTGTGGGGAGTCCACCTTATGATGAACCCTGAGGCCGCCAGGCTGCTGCCGCTGGCCATCGA CGGTCGCGTGCGCCACAGCCGCCACTTCACGTGGCGCTGCGGCGTGCAGGCCATCACCGTGCTGCACCGCGACGTGCAGGGCGCGCTGGCAGACAGCCGCCGGCCTTACGCGGCCGCCGGGCCCTGGCTGCAG aTCCTAATACCAACGGAGCTGGCGGAAGACATGTCGAAACAAGTCGCCAACTTCTCCTACCTCGCCGACTCTGACTCGGAGATCGACAGCGAGGATGAGGGCGAGAGGCCCGCCCCGCCAGCCGTCCCGCTCACACTGCACTGGCCGAAGTACAGGCTGAAGATATCTGTGTTACACGACCGCGACATATTATAg